The DNA window GACACTTACAGCTCTTGGGTACTTGGAAACTATTTGAACCGCTTCATCATCGCTGAGTTGCTCCCACAGACCATCAGAGGCAAAAATAATAAACATATCTTGTGGTCTCAGCTTTCTGGTTACAATGGAAGGTTCAGCTGACATAAGAGGTCGCTTCATGGGGACAATATTTCCATATTGCTGGAAAATAGGGTCTCTGTGAAACTCGGGCTTCTTCAAATAGACATCACCAATTGATCTAGATACCTGAAGAGAGATAACAAAAACATTAGGGATTTAACATCACATTTGGATTCATAACAAAAAGGAATGATTAAAGATAAAACAAAGCCACTAAATCACAAGAAATGAAGGAAAAAATAGATCCTAAATGCTAAATGAGCTTCTTTGAAGTCAATAGGATCTTCGATGTAGCCAAAAAGAAAGGCATGAGACTATAGAGCCACCAGGATCACAACACTTTGCTTTATGATCTTAGCATCTCATATGTGGAAGGCGTCTACTTCAACTTCAGCTACATGAAATGGCAAGGGACAGAGATGTGAATACTGGTAGAGTAACCAAGGCATGATCCTTTAGCAAATGAAGTTATTGTGAGCTCCTGCTGCAGCCGCTCTAAAAAAAAAGTCTTGAGATACAAATTTGGGAGACAAAGAAAGACTGAACAGAAACAGATGATAAAATCAACTCCAGCGGAATGCTGTTTCAAGTTGAGCAGTAGGATCTAGCTGAAAGAAAAGCAGCCAAGAGTTCTACTTGTGTCTTTAGTTCAAAGCTAGATCTCTTGGCCCGTTTACTATATTCGGTATCAGTATTGGATTGGATTAAATAATATTGGTTAGTTGTGGCATGCTCACTATAAGGTTCTCCGAGGATCAACTCATTTCAGATGCTTTGAAATTTCCAAAGAGTCACTAAAAGTGTTAAATACACGGATGAAGAAAAGCACACCTGAATTATTCCCTTGATTCTCCAAACCCCTCGGCAATAAATCACAACAGGTGAATCATCAGGATGAAGAGCTTCGATTTCCCTCCTAACATCTTCGGACGAAACATTATGATCTGTGGACAACCTCTCCGCTACTAACTTCTTCTCTCCATCAAAACCTCTTCGACCGAGAACAGCTCTTGAATCTCCCAAGTTTGCAACATACAATACACCGTTTGAAATTGCACCAACCAAGCAGCACGATCCGACTGAAGCAATCTGTGGTTTGATTGGCAGTGATCTCTTCACTAAGCGAGTGAAATCCTCTTCAGTGGCATTGAAAGCCTTCTTTATCACATCCGTCGATAATCCCCCTTGCTCCTTGGAAAATTCTGCACATCACAAATCGAAATTGATTGGCGACGAGATTTAAGAACATTCTAGAATCATAGATTCAACTCTCGATATTCTATTACTCCGAGTTCAGAGGTGgatcaaaaatttaaaaacaatcAGTTGAGCagataattcatttttaaaaaattaacaaaaaatactaAACAAAACAGTCAAGCAAAACCTCAAGTGAACAAGAAATTGGAAGTAGTAAAATTACTGTGGAGATGAGGGAAGAGGTGGTTGTTGACAAAGCGGGAGGCCTCAGGTCCTCCGTGGCCGTCGTAAACTCCGACGTAGGTGGCGGAGGGGGAGGTGTAGACCTGGCTCTGATCCTCTAGGTTGGAATTGGCCTGGACGACGGCGATCGAGAATTCGCCGGAGGCGTGGGGCTTCAATTCGGAGTGCCAGAGCAAGGCGTCGGCATTTCGGAGGCCAAAACAGCGCAAACAGCAGGATCGGAACATGATCCAATAGGGTTGGCAGGGCAGGGAGGGATTGGATTGAGAATCGAGTATGGTTTAATTGTAGGTTGAGATTTTGTTTTGACGAGGTTTATTTTGTACAGTACAGTGGAAACAACTTTGAAAGGAATTCCGCGTTTATAAAaagggaagagagagaaagcaACTGAGTGATGATGAGACGGAGACGGAGacgaagacgaagaagaagaaaggcaaCACGGCGCATCAACTGTTTACAACGCGCTTTTCTCATTTCTTTTccattttctcttttctttttgagtAAATAGATTACCCTATTTTTTGCATACATCTATTGATGCAAACTTATCGGTATCtcgtccgcgaatagaagtcctggttcatttttattataaatggtaatagggtctcattTTCCACTCACTCATTCCacccacattttatttaaaactatatatatattatccactaactttttccacccacttttcttaataattcttaaaactcgtaccgcgTTATGAattgggactcctaatggcagaTGGTGTATACATTTGTCACATATTTGCATTTACGTAATTATGAGTGATATTCATTGTTTCATATGCAATGTTATTATTAAAAGTATTGATTTGAtacttaaaaaatgaaaaaaaaacatatataagAGTTTGTATTTATCGTTGTATTTATTATTAACACTTATGCAATGTTATTATTAAAAGTATTGATTTGAtacttaaaaaatgaaaaaaaaacatatataagAGTTTGTATTTATCGTTGTATTTATTATTAACACTTGATGGTTAATAGTACTATATCATAGAGAATTTAAAAATAGTCTCCCTATATTCAGGGTAAGGTGAATTATTTCTTTGTCCACCATTATACTATTAGTCCATTGTATATTTATGTTCATAGTATTATAAATTGTTTATGTCCACCATTAGATTTATAATTTCTTTACTTCACTATAGCAGTATGATATAATGTTAACTTATttactagtagtaatttttagTGAGAACAGAGAATGTTTATTTACCCTTAACTCAAACTTCTTTTAGCAAAAATGTTATACttcaatattttaaattgaattcaaacttaaagaatattctctatccactaaatactttttttactcacaaactttaaaaaatgatttaaatttattttagtgtaaacctaaaaATGGGTGTATTATACTTAAAAGGCCAAAGGAGAATTAATATTAGAGTACTATTGTAGCTAATTATCTACTTCATTTTGAATATTAGAATATCATGGGAAATGGTCTATGTCTCAAAGTTTTGTTATGTTTtgttcattttataattttcgatTTTAATACTCCTATTGTATATTTTCGATCTATATGTAATAAGTATGTAttctaaaatataaattataaaaccGGAAACTTCTTTTAATATGGTTAATCGTTGAACATTTGTTGACTTGATCCAAATTTTTAGGGTTTATCTATTgttgagaattttttttatttttaaacgtaattataaactatataatcaatttttaatgACAATCAAATGATTAATCCATGCAtgataacaaataaatattactccaccTACTATTTGTGAATGCATTTAAGTTGGATCGATTCAAATCTTTTGGTGAACGCATTTCCCAACAAACTAATTAGAAAGATTCCcatcttctttatttttattttgcaagGGATAGATAGATATCCAAACTTTAATGCGAAAAAGAAACAcatcaaaatagaataatacaATCAAACTATATATACTACTTATAATCCAAATCGTGTTTTTCGTGGATATTGGTTGGTTAAACTTATTTCTTCGAGAtggattttgaattcaaatggaaaagacaataattaaattagttCAGTATATGAAAATAGAGTAATTGTATATGTCATCATTATACACTTCCCACATAACACGTTACTAAAAAGGTAGTGGTgcttattaaaataatttaaatcttcTCTTCAACATAAAGGTAATGAagtaaatatattcaaatatgACCGAGTTTGGTAATATGTAGTgtgaatataaatatttttttctaccTTTTGTGGGTTTCCGACATTTTTAGGATTGCAATGctttttcaatttcaaataaaataagtacATTACTTTATTTTGTTGGATTTATATCTAATTTGGATTTAACAACGGGTTAGTATTGTTGACTCACTAGCAAACCattgaaatattatatttttgagGTTGGCAATACCCCAAACGTTGGGATATTTATAATTGGACGTaacaaatttaatatttattagtaATAAAATTATTCGTTTActcatttttaattattttagtcaAACCGTTGAGTTGAGTGGGTGGCTAATAGAAATAGCTTTTGAAAAAGCGACATAatttgtggatttatttcttaTAGTGGAAGAAACTTATCGGAATCACATTAGGTAAGTTTGATATACTATGGATTTGGGTAAATCTTCAAATATTTATTCGGTTTTGCTCTAATTTTCCATTAATACTATATCCATATATGTCGTGTTGTACTTTAAATAAATGTACTATTGGGTACAAGAATAATAGTATATAGAGGTCCCcaatccgaaccgaaccggacgaaccggcccggaaccgtcaccggcggttccgaaccggaaccggaaccgtcggcggcggttcgaaccggcaccggaactgccggttcggccgggccggttccggttccaattTTTCGctaaccgtaaccggcggttcggaactgccggttttgccggaaccgtcggttcggcggttcccggcacaatttcaggcctactcctagccttttcagaaaccgggccCGCGGCCGCCGGATTTGACCGAAACCATGGGCGGAAACCGTCGGTtccgccgaaaaccggcggttcccgccgttttttccaaattttgaaaattcaaacggacgcctaaaccgccggtttccgccgaaaaccggcggttccggtggtaaaccggcggtttctgccgtgtttttcaatttttttttttaaaatcacaattttcccctataaatacccctcaatcctcttcatttctactcaccccattcttgtgtaactgtgttaataagaatttctctctcaatctcaatttctctattctccatttgataagtatcttattggtgaaaaaagtgggtatctttggggcagatggtactggaacacaaatttatatatggaatctggatgaatgtggatcagattatagtttaaaatgggaagctgggttcactggcgggagttcgtttcatcAGGCCATCAGGGTGATATATTCATCTGAGTCCGACgatgaaacgaactcccgccagtgaacccagcttcccattttaaactataatatgatcctcattcatccagattccatatataaatttgtgttccagtaccatctgccccaaagatacccactttttcaccaataagatattagatacttatcaaatgaggaatatcttttaatgatcttctaagtcttttttgtcaacacttgtaagttgtaaatttgtaattgttgtaacttgtaattgttgtaacttgtatttaaatttttcgatttgtaattgttgtaacttgtattta is part of the Salvia splendens isolate huo1 chromosome 6, SspV2, whole genome shotgun sequence genome and encodes:
- the LOC121806178 gene encoding probable protein phosphatase 2C 63; translated protein: MFRSCCLRCFGLRNADALLWHSELKPHASGEFSIAVVQANSNLEDQSQVYTSPSATYVGVYDGHGGPEASRFVNNHLFPHLHKFSKEQGGLSTDVIKKAFNATEEDFTRLVKRSLPIKPQIASVGSCCLVGAISNGVLYVANLGDSRAVLGRRGFDGEKKLVAERLSTDHNVSSEDVRREIEALHPDDSPVVIYCRGVWRIKGIIQVSRSIGDVYLKKPEFHRDPIFQQYGNIVPMKRPLMSAEPSIVTRKLRPQDMFIIFASDGLWEQLSDDEAVQIVSKYPRAGIAKRLVAAAIQEAAKKREVRYKDIKKIERGVRRHFHDDITVIVIYLDHQTTISTPKHKQGTVGSTSPPIDIHSHNSDETMESSGDKIFPNKESRANVLY